From the genome of Phytohabitans rumicis, one region includes:
- a CDS encoding glycosyl hydrolase, translating to MQVPKRGALLGAWVRPESYGQPGRLAAIDGWQVSLGRRLDIVNTYRRFDEDFGTESDREFVRQGLTIMLSWASGDTRSITSGRHDELIRAQARRVRAIGAPILLRFRWEMDRPNLRATMWSAEDFIAAWRYVRRVFAQERVRNAAWVWCPTAEGFARGDAPSFYPGDDAVDWTCVDVYAGSDFRPIGELMAPFLRWAAGRPKPIVVGEFGVAREWGSAPRAQWLRDAARLFKANPQIRAVSYFESNPDGNGPKQQFRLADDPPALAAFVELARDPWFNVRGRR from the coding sequence GTGCAGGTGCCGAAGCGCGGGGCGCTGCTGGGGGCGTGGGTGAGGCCGGAGAGCTACGGGCAGCCGGGGCGGCTGGCCGCGATCGACGGGTGGCAGGTGAGCCTGGGGCGGCGGCTGGACATCGTCAACACGTACCGGCGGTTCGACGAGGACTTCGGCACCGAGTCGGACCGGGAATTCGTACGGCAGGGCCTGACCATCATGCTGAGCTGGGCCTCGGGCGACACCCGATCGATCACCTCGGGGCGGCACGACGAGCTCATCCGGGCGCAGGCCCGGCGGGTACGGGCGATCGGCGCACCGATCCTGCTGCGCTTCCGGTGGGAGATGGACCGGCCCAACCTGCGCGCGACGATGTGGTCGGCGGAGGATTTCATCGCGGCCTGGCGGTACGTCCGGCGCGTCTTCGCGCAGGAGCGGGTGCGCAACGCGGCCTGGGTCTGGTGCCCGACCGCGGAGGGCTTCGCACGCGGGGACGCGCCGTCGTTCTACCCCGGCGACGACGCGGTCGACTGGACCTGCGTGGACGTGTACGCCGGCAGCGACTTCCGGCCGATCGGGGAGCTGATGGCGCCATTCCTGCGGTGGGCGGCCGGGCGACCCAAGCCGATCGTGGTCGGAGAGTTCGGGGTGGCCCGGGAGTGGGGCTCGGCGCCGCGCGCGCAGTGGCTGCGCGACGCGGCCCGGCTCTTCAAGGCCAACCCGCAGATCCGGGCGGTTTCCTACTTCGAGTCCAACCCGGACGGGAACGGGCCGAAGCAGCAGTTCCGGCTGGCGGACGACCCGCCGGCGCTAGCCGCCTTCGTGGAGCTGGCCCGGGACCCGTGGTTCAACGTCCGCGGACGGCGTTGA
- a CDS encoding WecB/TagA/CpsF family glycosyltransferase has protein sequence MLDGIAVDAVTEEQVVAAVRSALDRGEGGRIVTPNVDILRQARVDPEVRAYLDDATLVVADGTPLVWASRLAGTPLPARVTGSDLIWSLSAGLGQDGRSVYLLGGEPADPGWVDGAGRAAGRLAAASPGLHVAGWRSPEYGFEQDEYALYSVCREVIEAKPDLVYVGVGFPKQEWLVSVLRAELPFSWFLGCGAAINFVAGDQERAPEWMQRSGLEWAHRLSHEPRRLAGRYLRHDAPYALRLLALNAVRGR, from the coding sequence GTGCTGGATGGGATCGCCGTCGACGCCGTCACCGAGGAGCAGGTGGTCGCGGCGGTTCGGTCGGCGCTGGACCGCGGCGAGGGCGGCCGCATCGTCACCCCGAACGTCGACATCCTGCGCCAGGCCCGCGTGGACCCCGAGGTGCGGGCGTACCTCGACGACGCCACCCTGGTCGTCGCCGACGGCACGCCGCTGGTGTGGGCCAGCCGCCTCGCCGGCACGCCGCTGCCCGCCCGGGTCACCGGCTCCGACCTCATCTGGTCGCTGTCGGCCGGCCTGGGCCAGGACGGCAGGTCGGTGTACCTGCTCGGCGGCGAGCCCGCCGACCCGGGCTGGGTGGACGGCGCGGGCCGGGCCGCCGGGCGGTTGGCCGCCGCCAGCCCCGGCCTGCACGTCGCCGGCTGGCGCAGCCCCGAGTACGGCTTCGAGCAGGACGAGTACGCGCTGTACTCGGTGTGCCGCGAGGTGATCGAGGCCAAGCCCGACCTCGTGTACGTCGGGGTCGGCTTCCCCAAGCAGGAGTGGCTCGTCTCGGTGCTGCGCGCCGAACTGCCGTTCAGTTGGTTCCTCGGCTGCGGGGCGGCGATCAACTTCGTGGCCGGCGACCAGGAGCGGGCGCCGGAGTGGATGCAGCGCTCCGGGCTGGAGTGGGCACACCGCCTCAGCCACGAACCGCGCCGCCTCGCCGGCCGCTACCTGCGCCACGACGCCCCGTACGCCCTCCGCCTCCTCGCCCTCAACGCCGTCCGCGGACGTTGA
- a CDS encoding sulfotransferase, with the protein MSSVLFLGGLGRSGTTLVERLLGELPGCCALGEVVHLWQRDVRDDERCGCGARFSACDFWDTVGELAFGGWHQVDVYRVLALQGAVERTRYIPGSRPTGSPRSTWR; encoded by the coding sequence GTGTCAAGCGTGCTTTTTCTGGGCGGTCTCGGACGAAGCGGGACCACGCTGGTCGAACGGCTGCTCGGCGAGCTACCCGGATGCTGCGCGCTGGGCGAGGTCGTCCACCTCTGGCAGCGGGACGTCCGCGACGACGAGCGCTGCGGCTGCGGCGCGCGGTTCTCGGCGTGCGACTTCTGGGACACGGTCGGCGAGTTGGCGTTCGGCGGCTGGCACCAGGTCGACGTCTACCGGGTGCTGGCCCTGCAGGGCGCCGTCGAGCGCACCCGGTACATCCCCGGCTCGCGGCCAACCGGCTCCCCGAGGAGCACGTGGCGCTGA
- a CDS encoding S-adenosylmethionine:tRNA ribosyltransferase-isomerase, whose product MTVPTFTLPPELEAHEPPEARGLARDGVRLLLGHVKGGEIGHHRFTDLPRLLRPGDVVVVNTSATLPAAVPVVGAGLMVHFSTQLATGEWLVELRELAGKATRPYDGGVAGQRYPLPGGGSVRLRAPYSRGRLWTAVMDFEVLPYLRRHGQPIRYSYVPRQWPLAYYQTVFARAPGSAEMPSAGRPFSDRVVTQLNAAGVLLVPVLLHTGVASPEAHERPYPERFWVSASTARVVTQARAAGGRVIAVGTTAVRALESAVNADGDVVEASGWTDLVVTPERGVRVVDGLLTGFHEPRASHLDLLETVAGRPLLDRMYESAIAERYLWHEFGDVNLILP is encoded by the coding sequence ATGACGGTGCCCACCTTCACGCTCCCGCCCGAGTTGGAGGCGCACGAGCCGCCGGAGGCGCGCGGTTTGGCCCGGGACGGCGTCCGGCTCCTGCTGGGCCACGTGAAGGGCGGCGAGATCGGGCACCACCGCTTCACCGACCTGCCGCGGCTGCTCCGCCCGGGGGACGTGGTCGTGGTCAACACCTCGGCCACGCTCCCCGCGGCGGTGCCGGTGGTGGGCGCCGGGCTGATGGTGCACTTCTCTACCCAGCTAGCCACGGGGGAGTGGCTGGTGGAGTTGCGGGAGTTGGCGGGCAAGGCGACCCGGCCGTACGACGGGGGCGTCGCCGGGCAGCGGTATCCGTTGCCCGGCGGCGGGTCGGTCCGGCTGCGCGCGCCGTACTCCCGGGGTCGCTTGTGGACAGCCGTCATGGATTTCGAGGTGCTGCCGTACCTGCGACGGCACGGCCAGCCCATCCGGTACTCGTACGTGCCGCGCCAGTGGCCGCTGGCGTACTACCAGACGGTGTTCGCGCGGGCGCCGGGCAGCGCGGAGATGCCGAGCGCGGGCCGGCCGTTCAGCGACCGCGTCGTCACCCAGCTCAACGCCGCCGGGGTGCTGCTGGTCCCGGTACTCCTGCACACGGGTGTCGCGTCCCCGGAGGCGCACGAACGGCCGTACCCGGAGCGGTTTTGGGTGTCCGCGAGCACCGCGCGGGTCGTCACCCAGGCCCGCGCGGCGGGTGGTCGCGTGATCGCGGTCGGCACGACCGCGGTGCGCGCCCTGGAGAGCGCGGTGAACGCGGACGGCGATGTGGTGGAGGCCAGCGGCTGGACCGACCTGGTGGTCACGCCCGAGCGCGGCGTACGGGTGGTGGACGGCCTGCTGACCGGCTTTCACGAGCCGCGCGCCTCACACCTCGATCTACTTGAGACGGTCGCCGGCCGCCCGCTGCTGGATCGCATGTACGAGTCGGCTATCGCCGAGCGCTACCTCTGGCACGAGTTCGGCGACGTAAACCTCATCCTCCCGTGA
- a CDS encoding SDR family NAD(P)-dependent oxidoreductase, protein MLVNNAGILGPSPQPRLADYPLDALREVYEVNVFAPLALTQLALPGLRARKGAVVTVTSDAAIEGYAGWGGYGSAKAAAEQASRVLAEEEPALRVWWVDPGDLRTRMHQEAFPGEDISDRPEPETVVPAFRHLVQTRPPSGRIRLGDLLVTAP, encoded by the coding sequence CTGCTGGTCAACAACGCCGGCATCCTCGGACCCAGCCCGCAGCCGCGGCTCGCCGACTACCCGCTCGACGCGCTCCGCGAGGTGTACGAGGTGAACGTCTTCGCCCCGCTCGCGCTCACCCAGCTGGCCCTGCCCGGCCTGCGCGCGCGCAAGGGCGCCGTCGTCACCGTCACCTCCGACGCGGCCATCGAGGGGTACGCCGGATGGGGCGGCTACGGCTCCGCGAAGGCGGCCGCCGAGCAGGCCAGCCGGGTGCTGGCCGAGGAGGAACCGGCCCTGCGGGTCTGGTGGGTCGACCCGGGCGACCTGCGCACGCGGATGCACCAGGAGGCGTTTCCCGGCGAGGACATCAGCGACCGGCCGGAGCCGGAGACGGTGGTGCCGGCGTTCCGGCACCTGGTGCAGACCCGCCCGCCCTCGGGCCGGATCCGGCTGGGCGACCTGCTCGTGACGGCACCATGA
- a CDS encoding SDR family NAD(P)-dependent oxidoreductase: MPVAIITGASRGLGRALAHGLAGAGWRVVVDARNAAALTFSTPAITALAGDVTDPRTGWRWSPPPTGSAAPICWSTTPASSDPARSRGSPTTRSTRSARCTR; the protein is encoded by the coding sequence ATGCCTGTAGCAATCATCACCGGCGCTTCCCGAGGGCTCGGCCGGGCGCTGGCCCACGGCCTGGCCGGAGCCGGTTGGCGCGTCGTCGTGGACGCCCGGAACGCGGCGGCGCTGACCTTCTCCACGCCGGCCATCACCGCGCTGGCCGGCGACGTCACCGACCCGCGCACCGGGTGGCGCTGGTCGCCGCCGCCGACCGGCTCGGCGGCGCCGATCTGCTGGTCAACAACGCCGGCATCCTCGGACCCAGCCCGCAGCCGCGGCTCGCCGACTACCCGCTCGACGCGCTCCGCGAGGTGTACGAGGTGA
- a CDS encoding GAF domain-containing sensor histidine kinase yields the protein MCDRGELREVSAAVLAVTAHLSVREVLQTILTSARRLLKARYAALGVPDRDGGFAEFLADGVSDEEWSAIGPLPRQHGVLGEMLCSPEAVRMADIRQHPHFGWWPKAHPVLTDFLGMPIADGDEILGEIFLANKTEPGGFTSEDEDLLRLLAAHAAIALVNARLYERSRELSIVEERNRIARELHDAVTQKLFSLRLTADAAATLAARDPASAAEQLDTVRRLAADAADELRSIVVGLRPVDLAGDGLDVALRKQVELLDRVHAADVRFTGAPIPRLTAAREEAAYRIAQEALHNALRHGNAATVSVDLRQEGGKVVLRVDDDGRGFDTAAPVLAARRLGLASMRERSAAVGAALKLTSAPGAGTSVRLEVPTGG from the coding sequence GTGTGCGATCGCGGTGAGCTGCGCGAGGTGAGCGCGGCCGTGCTGGCCGTCACCGCCCACCTGTCCGTGCGCGAGGTGCTCCAGACGATCCTGACCTCGGCGCGCCGGCTCCTCAAGGCCCGGTACGCCGCGCTCGGGGTGCCGGACCGCGACGGCGGGTTCGCCGAGTTCCTCGCCGACGGGGTCAGCGACGAGGAGTGGAGCGCGATCGGTCCGCTGCCGCGCCAGCACGGCGTACTCGGGGAGATGCTCTGCTCGCCGGAGGCCGTGCGGATGGCGGACATCCGCCAGCACCCGCACTTCGGCTGGTGGCCGAAGGCGCATCCGGTGCTGACCGACTTCCTCGGCATGCCGATCGCCGACGGCGACGAGATCCTCGGCGAGATCTTCCTGGCCAACAAGACCGAGCCGGGTGGCTTCACCTCCGAGGACGAGGACCTACTGCGGCTGCTGGCGGCGCACGCCGCGATCGCGCTCGTCAACGCGCGCCTCTACGAGCGCAGCCGGGAACTGTCCATCGTGGAGGAACGCAACCGCATCGCCCGGGAGCTGCACGACGCGGTCACCCAGAAGCTCTTCAGCCTGCGGCTGACCGCCGACGCCGCCGCGACGCTCGCCGCCCGCGATCCGGCGTCGGCCGCAGAGCAACTGGACACGGTACGGCGGCTCGCCGCCGACGCCGCGGACGAGCTGCGTTCCATTGTGGTCGGACTGCGCCCGGTCGACCTGGCCGGCGACGGGCTGGACGTGGCGCTGCGCAAGCAGGTCGAGCTGCTCGACCGGGTGCACGCCGCCGACGTCCGCTTCACCGGCGCGCCCATCCCCCGGCTGACGGCCGCGCGGGAGGAGGCGGCGTACCGGATCGCGCAGGAGGCCCTGCACAACGCGCTGCGCCACGGCAACGCGGCCACGGTGTCGGTGGACCTGCGCCAGGAGGGCGGCAAGGTGGTGCTCCGGGTGGACGACGACGGCCGCGGCTTCGACACCGCCGCGCCAGTCCTCGCGGCGCGGCGGCTCGGGCTGGCCTCCATGCGCGAACGGTCGGCGGCGGTCGGCGCGGCGTTGAAGCTCACCTCGGCGCCCGGTGCCGGCACGAGCGTACGGCTGGAGGTGCCGACCGGTGGCTGA
- a CDS encoding response regulator codes for MAEPIRVLVVDDHPVVRQGLRTFLDVQDGIAVVGEAADGAACVTEAERLRPDVVLLDLRMPGADGVAALHGLRELADPPRVLVITSFTEPTAVLPAVRAGAAGYVYKDIDPPALAAAVRAVHAGHVLLHPDVARLLAAGNAPASTPPLTAREREVLAEVARGCSNREIARTLALSEKTVKTHVSAILGKLAVQDRTQAALYAVRTGLV; via the coding sequence GTGGCTGAGCCGATCCGCGTGCTGGTCGTCGACGACCACCCGGTCGTACGGCAAGGGCTGCGCACCTTCCTCGACGTGCAGGACGGGATCGCGGTGGTGGGTGAGGCCGCGGACGGCGCGGCGTGCGTCACCGAGGCCGAGCGGCTCCGCCCCGACGTGGTCCTGCTCGACCTGCGCATGCCGGGCGCGGACGGGGTGGCGGCGCTGCACGGGCTGCGCGAGCTGGCCGACCCGCCCCGGGTGCTGGTGATCACCAGCTTCACCGAGCCGACCGCGGTGCTGCCCGCGGTGCGCGCCGGCGCCGCGGGGTACGTCTACAAGGACATCGACCCGCCGGCCCTGGCGGCGGCCGTCCGCGCGGTGCACGCCGGCCACGTGCTGCTGCACCCGGACGTGGCCCGCCTGCTGGCCGCCGGGAACGCCCCCGCGTCGACACCGCCGCTGACCGCACGTGAGCGCGAGGTGCTGGCCGAGGTGGCCCGCGGCTGCTCCAACCGGGAGATCGCGCGGACCCTCGCGCTGTCGGAGAAAACGGTCAAGACGCACGTCAGCGCCATCCTGGGCAAGCTCGCCGTGCAGGACCGGACCCAGGCGGCGCTGTACGCCGTACGAACGGGCCTGGTCTAG
- a CDS encoding beta-galactosidase: MLSYGGDYNPEQWPESVWADDVALMREAGVNLVTVGVFAWAWLEPAEGRYAFDRLDRIMDGLHAGGVAVDLATATASPPAWLSHAYPQILPVDADGRRLTYGSRQTFCPSSPVYRQAATRLAEQLARRYHDHPALAMWHVHNEYACHNAHCYCDVTAGAFRDWLHTRYGDLDALNEAWGTSFWSQTYTDWAQVQPPRATSTSSNPAQLLDFKRFSSDEHLTNFTAERDLLHKLSPGVPITTNLMTGACFNLDYWAWGRELTGPDRLVSNDHYLVGTDSREAPAQSAFAADLSRSLGGGAPWLLMEHSTSAVNWQPRNHAKAPGQLIRESLGNVARGSDGAMFFQWRASRAGSEKWHSAMLPHAGTRSKIWREVVQLGDHLRRLAEVAGSRTVADVAVLLDYPSGWAQEAPNQPSTDMDAFGEIMRWHAALWRLGVTADLAHPGADLSGYRLVVAPALYMLPSAAALQSYVDGGGTLVVGPYSGLVDEHDRVHPAPLPGALAELLGIRVEEFYPPNGFVTLDDGGTGYAWTEAIEAEGAKVVARYADGPVAGGPAITRRGTAWYLSTRLFDDVLGEFLSTLLDPKLVPDGVEAVRRRHADGRSYLFLMNHSDAAAQVDAAGVDLLTGAAWDGRLPAGGVAVLREE, encoded by the coding sequence GTGTTGAGTTATGGCGGTGACTACAACCCGGAGCAGTGGCCGGAGAGCGTCTGGGCCGACGACGTCGCGCTGATGCGCGAGGCGGGCGTCAACCTGGTCACCGTCGGCGTGTTCGCCTGGGCCTGGCTGGAGCCGGCCGAGGGGCGGTACGCCTTCGACCGCCTGGACCGCATCATGGACGGCCTGCACGCCGGGGGCGTCGCCGTCGACCTCGCCACGGCCACGGCGTCCCCGCCGGCCTGGCTCTCCCACGCGTACCCGCAGATTTTGCCGGTCGACGCCGACGGGCGCCGGCTCACGTACGGCAGCCGGCAGACGTTCTGTCCCAGCTCGCCGGTCTACCGGCAGGCCGCCACCCGGCTGGCCGAGCAGCTCGCCCGGCGCTACCACGACCACCCGGCGCTGGCCATGTGGCACGTCCACAACGAGTACGCCTGCCACAACGCGCACTGCTACTGCGACGTGACCGCCGGGGCGTTCCGCGACTGGCTGCACACCCGGTACGGCGACCTGGACGCGCTCAACGAGGCGTGGGGCACGTCGTTCTGGTCGCAGACGTACACGGACTGGGCCCAGGTGCAGCCGCCCCGCGCGACCAGCACCTCGTCGAACCCGGCGCAGCTGCTGGACTTCAAGCGGTTCAGCTCGGACGAGCACCTGACCAACTTCACCGCCGAGCGGGACCTGCTGCACAAGCTCTCCCCGGGCGTACCGATCACCACCAACCTGATGACCGGCGCCTGCTTCAACCTGGACTACTGGGCCTGGGGCCGGGAGCTGACCGGCCCGGACCGGCTGGTCTCCAACGACCACTACCTCGTCGGCACCGACTCCCGCGAGGCGCCGGCCCAGTCCGCGTTCGCCGCCGACCTGAGCCGCTCGCTCGGCGGCGGCGCCCCCTGGCTGCTGATGGAGCACTCCACCAGCGCGGTCAACTGGCAGCCGCGCAATCACGCCAAGGCGCCCGGCCAGCTCATCCGGGAGAGCCTCGGCAACGTGGCCCGCGGCTCCGACGGCGCGATGTTCTTCCAGTGGCGGGCCAGCCGGGCCGGGTCGGAGAAGTGGCACTCGGCGATGCTGCCGCACGCCGGCACCCGTTCGAAGATCTGGCGCGAGGTCGTCCAGCTCGGCGACCACCTGCGCCGGCTGGCCGAGGTGGCCGGCTCGCGCACGGTCGCCGACGTGGCGGTCCTGCTGGACTACCCGAGCGGCTGGGCGCAGGAGGCACCCAACCAGCCGAGCACCGACATGGACGCGTTCGGCGAGATCATGCGCTGGCACGCCGCGCTCTGGCGGCTCGGCGTCACCGCCGACCTCGCCCACCCGGGCGCCGACCTGTCCGGCTACCGGCTGGTCGTGGCGCCGGCGCTCTACATGCTCCCCTCGGCCGCCGCCTTGCAGTCCTATGTGGACGGCGGCGGCACGCTCGTCGTCGGCCCGTACAGCGGGCTGGTGGACGAGCACGACCGGGTGCACCCCGCACCGCTGCCCGGTGCGCTCGCCGAGCTGCTCGGGATCCGCGTCGAGGAGTTCTACCCGCCGAACGGGTTCGTCACGCTCGACGACGGCGGGACCGGCTACGCCTGGACCGAGGCGATCGAGGCCGAGGGCGCCAAGGTGGTCGCGCGGTACGCCGACGGCCCGGTCGCCGGCGGCCCGGCCATCACCCGGCGCGGCACCGCCTGGTACCTCAGCACCCGGCTCTTCGACGACGTGCTCGGCGAGTTCCTGTCCACCCTCCTGGATCCGAAGCTCGTCCCGGATGGCGTCGAAGCGGTACGCCGCCGGCACGCGGACGGCCGGTCGTACCTTTTCCTCATGAACCACAGCGACGCCGCCGCCCAGGTCGACGCCGCCGGCGTCGACCTGTTGACCGGCGCGGCCTGGGACGGCCGGCTGCCGGCCGGCGGCGTCGCCGTCCTGCGGGAGGAATGA
- a CDS encoding DeoR/GlpR family DNA-binding transcription regulator: MLAPQRQAAILDRVRAAGGVRVTDLATEFGVSDMTIRRDLESLADRGLLAKVHGGATSMRPGSTDEPGFAAKSIRQRVEKTAIAARAAQFVTSGIAVALSAGTTTAELAQRLVDVPDLTVVTNSIPVADVFYRAGRPDQTVVLTGGVRTPSDALVGPVAVAAIRSLHLDLLFLGVHGMSDRAGFTTPNLMEADTNRALVAAAERFIVLADHTKWGTVGISSIAHLADAHVVVTDAGLSEDARATLTEHVSELVIVP, from the coding sequence ATGCTCGCACCGCAGCGCCAAGCCGCCATCCTCGACCGGGTACGCGCCGCCGGCGGGGTCCGGGTCACCGACCTGGCCACCGAGTTCGGCGTCTCCGACATGACGATCCGCCGCGACCTGGAGTCCCTCGCCGACCGCGGCCTGCTCGCCAAGGTGCACGGCGGCGCCACGTCCATGCGGCCCGGCTCGACCGACGAGCCCGGCTTCGCGGCCAAGTCCATCCGGCAGCGCGTGGAGAAGACCGCCATCGCGGCCCGGGCCGCGCAGTTCGTCACCTCCGGCATCGCGGTCGCCCTCTCCGCGGGTACGACGACGGCCGAGCTCGCCCAGCGCCTGGTGGACGTGCCGGACCTGACCGTGGTGACCAACTCCATCCCCGTCGCGGACGTCTTCTACCGCGCCGGTCGCCCCGACCAGACCGTCGTGCTGACCGGCGGCGTCCGTACCCCCTCGGACGCGCTGGTCGGCCCGGTCGCCGTCGCCGCGATCCGATCGCTGCACCTGGACCTGCTCTTCCTCGGCGTACACGGGATGAGCGACCGGGCCGGGTTCACCACGCCCAACCTGATGGAGGCCGACACCAACCGCGCGCTGGTGGCGGCCGCCGAACGCTTCATCGTGCTCGCCGACCACACCAAGTGGGGCACGGTCGGCATCTCGTCCATCGCCCACCTGGCCGACGCGCACGTCGTGGTGACCGACGCCGGCCTGTCCGAAGACGCCCGTGCGACCCTGACCGAGCACGTATCAGAGTTGGTGATTGTTCCTTGA
- the galT gene encoding galactose-1-phosphate uridylyltransferase, whose amino-acid sequence MKRVSLALADGRQLIYFDERDDAVRDIVDQRELPPPPPASELRYDALVDEWVAVAAHRQSRTHLPPTDECPLCPSRDGRLTEIPASDYDVVVFENRFPSFSDRPVDLPPDVVARPALGRCEVVCFTSDHNASFATLPPSRVRTVLEAQIDRTVELSALPGVEQVFCFENRGVEIGVTLHHPHGQIYAYPFIPPRTRAMLAAARGRPVFSELLASERAAGVRVVAANEHWTAFVPVAARWPFEVHIAPHRRVPDLPSLDDAERDAFGPLYLDVLRRFDGLFGVQMPYISGWHQAPVHEGRDVSHLHLQIFSTRRAANKLKHLAGSESAMGVFINDIRPEDAAHLLREAG is encoded by the coding sequence TTGAAGCGAGTCTCCCTAGCCCTGGCCGACGGCCGGCAGCTCATCTACTTCGACGAGCGCGACGACGCCGTACGCGACATCGTCGACCAGCGGGAGCTTCCGCCGCCCCCGCCGGCCTCCGAGCTGCGGTACGACGCGCTGGTCGACGAGTGGGTGGCGGTCGCCGCCCACCGGCAGTCGCGTACCCACCTGCCGCCCACCGACGAGTGTCCACTGTGCCCGTCGCGGGACGGCCGGCTGACCGAGATCCCGGCCTCCGACTACGACGTGGTGGTCTTCGAGAACCGCTTCCCCTCGTTCAGCGACCGCCCCGTCGACCTGCCACCGGACGTGGTGGCCCGCCCGGCGCTGGGGCGCTGCGAGGTCGTCTGCTTCACGTCCGACCACAACGCCTCGTTCGCCACGCTGCCGCCGTCGCGGGTGCGCACCGTCCTGGAGGCGCAGATCGACCGCACCGTCGAGCTGTCCGCGCTGCCCGGTGTGGAGCAGGTGTTCTGCTTCGAGAACCGGGGCGTCGAGATCGGCGTGACGCTGCACCACCCGCACGGCCAGATCTACGCGTACCCGTTCATCCCGCCGCGGACCCGCGCGATGCTGGCGGCGGCCCGCGGGCGCCCGGTCTTCTCGGAGCTGCTGGCCAGCGAGCGGGCCGCCGGGGTACGCGTGGTGGCGGCCAACGAGCACTGGACCGCCTTCGTCCCGGTGGCGGCGCGGTGGCCGTTCGAGGTGCACATCGCCCCGCACCGGCGGGTGCCCGACCTGCCGTCGCTCGACGACGCCGAGCGCGACGCGTTCGGGCCGCTGTACCTCGACGTGCTGCGCCGCTTCGACGGCCTCTTCGGCGTACAGATGCCGTACATCTCCGGGTGGCACCAGGCCCCGGTCCACGAGGGACGCGACGTGAGCCACCTGCACCTGCAGATCTTCAGCACCCGGCGGGCCGCGAACAAACTGAAGCACCTGGCCGGATCCGAGTCGGCCATGGGCGTCTTCATCAACGACATCCGCCCCGAAGATGCCGCCCACCTGCTGCGCGAGGCGGGATAG
- a CDS encoding alpha/beta fold hydrolase, which yields MDLRVPVGDGVHLRVRRHDGDRAPSFLLVHGLASNALLWDEVAAELSRAGHPSYAVDLRGHGESDLPESGFDTATAAADLALVATFLGLPSMIVAGQSWGGNVVVRLAAEHPAMVAALALVDGGWIDLSSRFDSWEACATALRPPDVSRLRVDQLRGFLRHGHPDWSPAAVEATVANLRVAPDGTVSRRLPIPQHMAIVRDMWDNPPQRFYPALSMPVLLMPAGDSSLAKAAAAGLPHATIKEYAGGDHDLHAQQPLRVARDLLELV from the coding sequence GTGGACCTTCGTGTACCGGTCGGGGACGGTGTGCACCTGCGGGTACGCCGCCACGACGGCGACCGCGCCCCGTCGTTCCTGCTCGTGCACGGCCTGGCCTCCAACGCCCTGCTGTGGGACGAGGTGGCCGCCGAGCTGTCCCGGGCCGGCCACCCGTCGTACGCCGTGGACCTGCGCGGCCACGGCGAGTCCGACCTGCCGGAGTCCGGCTTCGACACCGCGACCGCCGCGGCCGACCTGGCCCTGGTCGCGACCTTCCTGGGGCTGCCCAGCATGATCGTCGCGGGCCAGTCGTGGGGCGGCAACGTCGTGGTCCGGCTCGCCGCCGAGCACCCCGCGATGGTCGCGGCGCTCGCCCTGGTCGACGGCGGGTGGATCGACCTCAGCTCGCGGTTCGACTCGTGGGAGGCGTGTGCCACCGCGCTGCGCCCGCCCGACGTCAGCCGGCTGCGCGTCGACCAGCTGCGCGGCTTCCTGCGCCACGGGCACCCCGACTGGTCGCCGGCCGCGGTCGAGGCGACCGTCGCCAACCTCCGCGTCGCCCCCGACGGCACCGTGAGCCGCCGGCTGCCGATCCCCCAGCACATGGCCATCGTCCGCGACATGTGGGACAACCCCCCGCAGCGCTTCTACCCCGCCCTTTCGATGCCGGTGCTGCTGATGCCGGCCGGCGATTCCTCCCTGGCCAAGGCCGCAGCCGCCGGGTTGCCCCACGCCACGATCAAGGAGTACGCCGGCGGCGACCACGACCTGCACGCCCAGCAGCCGCTTCGGGTGGCCCGCGACCTGTTGGAACTCGTGTGA